Below is a genomic region from Cottoperca gobio chromosome 24, fCotGob3.1, whole genome shotgun sequence.
tctgtgtctcatctctctctgtctctctctctgtgtctctctctgtctctgtctctctctgtctctgtgtctctctctctgtgtctctctctctgtctctcctgtctctgtgtctctctctctgtgtctctctctctctgtctgtcatctccctctctgtctctctccgtctctgtctgtctctctctgtggttctctctctctctgtctctgtctctgtctctgtctctctctgtgtgtctctctgtctatctgtctctctctctctcctgtctctctctcatctgtctctctctctctcctctctctctctctctctctctctcctctctctctctctctctctcccccccctctctctctccccccccctctctctcccctctccctctctccccagatctctctctctctcccctctctcctctctctgtctctccctctctgtctctctctctctgtctccctctctgtatatctctgtatctctctcttctctattctctgtctgttatatatgttatatatgttcttagtatattgtatgtatatatgtatgtatattatgtgtTATGTATGTCTGTTGTATTGTATGTTATATGTATGTTCTCTGTATGCTCTTCTATCATGTTGtcatgtatctctctctctatctgttttcctctcttgtATTATTGTATGTCCTCTATGttgtctatctgtatgtattatgtgtatatatatgtatatatatgtatatatctgtatattgtatataatgtgtatgaGACATGTAAAACAAAGCGTTTCATTACTATTTTAAGCTTAGATTTTAGTTTGTCACACAGGATTTGTTCAAGGATCGTCAGAAACCTGACAATCTCACGATGTCAGTCTTTACTGTTTCTGGCTGTGATAAATGGTGTTATGAAAAAGCCTGTATTCCAGTGAACCAATAAATAACATGAATCGTACtgcaaatatgtattaataccTGAGTTGATTAATGCTTTATTGTTCTTGTGTAATAAGATACAAAGGGTGGTGATCTCTGGAGGCAACTTCAAACCAGACTCACTGAAACCCAAAGAGGTGGTCAGTCTGCTACTGGACAACGATGAGCTGGAGAAGAAACGTGAGTGTTTGATTCATCTTTGTCTTTAAGTTCATTAAGTTTCCTTTGCACAAAAGCAAACCCCTCACTATAACTGTAaggaagggagaaagaaaaatgtacattGTGTCTTCTCCTGTAGTGCGGCAGAGACAGGATGAGAAGAGGCAGCTGGAGGAGTGCAGCAAGGTGAAAGAGCGCAAGAGGAAGAGGGACAAGTACGCCGAGAAGGTACAGTACAACATGTTCAGCTGGAACCTCAAACGTCTGCAGTCGCGTTGGTTGATAAAGCAAAGAGACGGgatgtacatttaaaagaagaaaggacAGAACTAGTGCGGCCTGGTAAATAGGAAAGGAAAGAGGTAATGGAAGATGAAAAGGAGCGGCACAAAGAGGCTGCGTTAACACTTTGCCTGTGCTGACCTCAAACTAATGCTAATTGGGCCagctattttaaaataaatcacatttagtcAAGTTTTAGTTTGACTAAAAGTCCGGGCATTTAAGACTTAACTATTTAgatggaaaaaacattttctttttaaatcatcaGATTATGTTGAACATTTAAATCTAGTCTAGCCAAAATATCCCCGTGTTTCTTTCTCCCgaaagttgttgttgttaactTTAACTTGAGTAAGTTACTCCGTGTCCTCTCTGCTCGTCGTGCTGTAGTCCTGTATGTTGGGGTCACTAGCATCCTTAGATATCATCCTCTGGCGACCGCAGTCAGAGATCCAGATTCCATGGCAGTCTGGCCCGTACCTTTTTGAGTTATTGATTGATCGATGTTGTTATTTGAGTTAAGGAATTGGTATCAAATGAATGCACGCTAAGACGCCCCCTCACCTGTTTCCAACCAGAAGAAGAACGAGGAGTGcgagaacaagaagaagaaggaggtgaaCATGGTCTTCTCTCACGCGCCCTCGGCAGACAACTCCAACCTCTCTGCAGATGGAGACGACTCCTTCATCAGCGTCGACATGGACTCGGCCATGCCCAGTCCCTTTAGTGAGGTGAGGGAATCCAGGGGGGGGAATAGAagggaggaagagcaggagagaaatAATGTATAGGACTGTGATTTGTGTTACAGGATGGTAATGGCTGCTCCATTAGGACATTTTAGCGTGAAACAAACTGACCCCTCttaatgtttactctttttttttttggggttATTGATTCCTTTTACTTTCTTCTTTCATTCTATCCTCTTCTGTCACTTCTgctttccctctcttctttcttccttcctatGTCTTATCTATCCCATCCTTCCTTCTCTACTTCCTGTGCCTCCTGTCCTTCGATGCTTCCCTTCCTTCTCCTCGTTGTTCCTTACATTGTTCCTCTAATTGCTTCCCTTTGCTGTACCGGCCCTGGTTCCCTTGCTCCCCGTGGTGCTGACCCCcagcctgtgtgtctgtctgtgtgtgctccTTTGCCCGGACAGATCTCCCTGAGCAGCGAGCTACAGCCCGGCTCGTTACCCCCGGACGCCGACGCGGACGAGAGCAGCAGCGACATGCTGGTCATCGTGGACGATCCGGTGTCTTCTGCGCCGCAGTCTCGCGCCACCAACTCCCCCTCCTCTGTGTCCGGATCAGTCTCTGACAACATGAATGGTGAGAGAGCAAATAGACTTTAGCCTGAGCTTTGACCTtcatgtgtgagtgagtggAAGAAAATACTGTTCTTATTTCAGGATCGATTGAAAATGAGTTGTTGAGGGTCATTTACTTTTTActcaacaacatttatttttaattttcttttttatactcGAGTAGTTCAATTTAGCTCCCAcaatacaacagtaaaatgttgcTAATTCAACTCAAAAGTGCAGGATGTTGTTCATATAATTAGTGCATAAAACTATGATGCGTCCTATAGGGACACTCTTTCTACCCTTTATCACAAGAAGTATGACGCACACTGTCAGAATGTTCATATTTGATGGTTTCCATTTGTTATTCTAAAAACTACACAAGCTTGGCAAATAAAGCATAACCTGTGTGTTATCTCTGAGAGTGTTATCATGTTAGAACGATAGAAAAGCAAATCTGTGTGTGACTCACATGAAGGTCATTACGGCACACAGAAGTCCTGCTTGTTATGTTCTCTTCACTATCAGCACTTGTGTTTTAATAGGTTTGCGTCCATATGACACGAGTAATCTCTTGCCTCATACGTATTATGCAGCTGATTATTTAGATTTATGAGGGTTTTATTTTGCCTTGGCCTCAATGTTTCAGTATGTTCCATCCTGTGTGATCCAGATAGACTATAGTCTATATCGCTTGTACGGTATAGCTGTACTTTGGATGCGCTGCAATAAAGTAATCCCTCCTAAATACATGCTGCTTTGTTGAAGCCCATTTGGGATTTTCGCCGCCACGCTAAGAGGCTCCTGTCagagagatttattttaaagagcTGCAGAAAGTTGGTGCTTCTAGAGACGTGAATGATGTCATAATGACAGGTTTGAAAGACAGAATGAAGGTTAGAAGGAGGGAGCAATTGGTGACTTTGGACAATTGAGTGAATAGGGAGGAAAAGTGAGATTAAGGCCTGAAGGGAGGTTAAGAGTGAGGTTATTTGTGGAGGGTATTTATCCGTGCATGGGTGTCAGTGGTAGAATAGGATcgtatatatacagtgtttggATGGAAACATGCAAAGAAAGCCTAGACCTGTGGAGAGTAGAGAGTCAGAAAGAGGGGGAGATGGTACTTTAGGGATTAGGCACACTACCAGTGAGGCTCTAATTCTGCAGACAGTATGGAAAATGAGAAAAGTTCCCGTTTTAGTTTGAGCCTGTACTTAGGGCAATGATGAGTAATGATTAATGTGTAGTAATCTTTctatattacagtaaaactATCTTGTCAGTATCTTTTGAAGGACAGAACATCTCTTACAGTGCTATGTATTGCTGCAATATGTTTAAGCCATTATGTATTCGAAGAATTTACAAGGATGGAAAAAAGAATAGGAGAAACTGTTTTTCTtcagattttaattttttacttCTGCATTGCTTCTTCAGGGGTTTCGGCCTCGGACACGGTCAGTCCCGGCAGAGGCAGGTCTGGGCGGAGTCGGGGGCGGCCTAAGGGATCGGGAGGCGGGACGAAGTCTGGAGGGAAAGGACGCGGCCGCAAGTCGACAGCGGGCAGTGCAGCGGCCATGGCAGGAGCGATGGCTGGTGCAGCAGCTGCATCTGCAGCAGCTTATGCTGCGTACGGTTACAGTGTTTCTAAAGGTCGGTGAACATTGTGTACGCttttacacacatgcattcacactGGCGGGCCACGTCTGCcatgcacagaaataaaaaagtttgAACTCCCAAACAAAAAATAACTACTGGTCGCTCACCTAGTAGAGCTGGcaacccatatacaaaggctgaccCGGGTTCCAATCCGTGGCCCTGTTGATACATGCcgtcccctctctcccccctttcctAAAACTCCTCCGTCCTTAAACCGTACTATAAAAAGTGtgtagatattttatttattttattatatagttaCGATTACAGAGGATACGTTCTCATATAAAAGctagtattaaaaaaatatagaatGACACACTAAAGCCCATGTATGCGTCCCTCCTTCCAGCAGGCCTCGCTGCGTCCAGCCCCCTGCAGCCTTCCCTGGGCCGGTCTGGTACCAGCCCCGCCTTCAACCCGAGCAGAAGCTCCTCGCCGCAGGCCAAAGGAGGCGCCTCCACCCCGAGCCCCCACAAACAGCTGGCACACAGCCACCACCACAGTAGCCACGGCGCAGTCAGGAAGGGCAAGGGCCCCGCTGGTCCTGTGGCTCGATAAAGCcactcatacacacatgaaTTTGCCCTAACACAAAGACGCACAACTTTCTCGCTATAtagaacacacacgcacacacacacacacacacacaaagataactGACCTACTCACACTGTGATCCCCACGGACACCCTACGCCTAAACTGATGACCTGGAGGACCATGCTGCGTCTGCTGGCTCAGCAACTAAAAGGactctcttcacacacacacacacacacacacacacatacacacacacacggtcattTAAAGGTACAGTCCCTACCAGCCTCCCTATTTCTtggtttatttttaatgtgtccGGTACAGTGGACAAAATCTGCCTTGAGTATTTTTGTTTGCATTGCGACAAGAGTATTTCCAAGTGCTGTTTTGAGAAGACGGACTGTACTTTTTCTCTTCATGACAGGAAACTCTTTTGATTTGCTACCTAGCTGTGATGTTACAACAAAACGGTAAACCAACACATGTAGCTTAAAGGGCTTTGAAATGTTGGCAAAGGAGCTTCTGTCAAAATGCACTGAGCCACGTCTTCCATTTCTTTGGTGTTATTGATCCTCATACATGTACATTAGGTTATTTAATTGTTCTGTAGATATGCTCAGTGCTCAGACAGTTGTGCATTTCACAGAGGTTAACGTGAACCCTAACCTCACCAACCCACACTTTACCAAACAACAGCTTTTCTACTAAAGCTACTATTTTTGTAAGAAAAGATGCGAGTACCCATACAAACATGGCAGGTCTTAagattttgaaaaatatttgtCCATAAAATGTATTCCCGTACAGGCGGAAATTAAAAATCGATGATATATTTTTTGTTCAATgggaaaatgaatgaatggatgatgTGAAAATTATATTCCAAAATGAGGGGTACTGGTTGATCCGGCAATGCTGCTAACAGTAAATTTATGAATTCACTCAGATTATTTGGTTGTctatatttaagttatttgaGTTATGCGAGCAGGGTATTCACCTGTAAAACAGTGTAAATTGTACTGAAgccatttttattatttttcagatatcgtttttctttttgtgatgaGCAGTCTGTGGTTCTCTTTGATGTCATTGAtgttttagggggggggggggggatggttTGCATCGGTGTCCTGAGTTGAGCACTACATCTGTTataggtttgtttgttttgtgtttatagtGTGATTAAAATATGATGTTCTATATTGATGTACATAATGATGAGAGCGACATTTCCCGTGGCTTTCCCCTCATTTGCCTGTCTATTTTTATAGGTCATGTGTACATATGAAGAAAATGCATCTGCCATTTTACTAACAGGAGGAGccaactgaaaataaaagagtgCTAAATCAGCCTTTCTGCTTATTTTTGaattatttcattgtttgtgctCATTATACTTATATTGCTCGTGTAAATCTGCATCGTCATGGTTTAGCATGGGGGCTGTAAACCTGACTCCATCATCCACCCACAGTGAATATAAATAAGCAACACTTGACTGCTTCTTAACTAATGAAACTGACATCTATATTAAAACATGATACAAATAAACGTATTCATTTCTTCTATTGTTCCAGGTTTTGCGTTTCATACTCCAGGTTATGAAGCcttaaacaatgttttcagaTAAAAGTTGTGCTCGCAGCCCTGCGCTGAACTTTACTATTCAACTTTATGtagctgaaaataaatgttaagactattacagaggtattgaatcAACTGTGGCTTTTTGAAACCATCATTTTGTGGTCTTTGGCACCCAACACACCTGCAATCATAGCTTCTTAGACATTATATTTGGAATGTAAGATACAGCAGTCACTGAAACTTGAAGGTCATTCCAAATCTCTTCACCAAGCCTGCAAAGTACAACCACATTTTTAACTTTGCAATATGTTTAgaactcaaaaacaaaacttttttgCAAAAATACTGCACACATGCATCTCTATATTTAACATTCAAAAATAGCATTATAAACAATGTCATTTGGAAGCCCCCTCTATGCACCCACAGGTCACATTCAGTCCTAATTCAGTCTGCTCTCAGCATtcacaaattacatttcaaaaatataacTGTAGTCTTTCCAGAAACATTACTCAGGATCATCTACAGACCTCGCTGTGGACGGTCTTTGGAACTACATTCTATtaaagaaatagtccctatgAAAATTGTTCTTGGTGAGACCTCTGTAATTGGGACAATGTTTTTGGAAAGACATGTTGCTATCCATCCAtcccatccatcgtctaccgcttatccggggtcgggtcgcaggggcagcagctccagtaaggaaccccaaacttcccttctccgggccacagcAGATATTCAAATTATTGGCTCCTTAAAGTGAAAATATCTGCAAGGCTCAATAGcactgtgtttgtgagagaggtTTTTATTTAGGTAAACTGACCCTTTAACAAACACATTGTACATAAGGAGGTCTTGACTTGATCAAATGTATGGCATaagacaataaaatgtcaaGTGCTCCTGAATTCATGTCAGTATATTTTCACATGGTTTGGTGAGGGGCCGGTGAGATTTCATCTCGATGAGCGCCTCCGCAGCATGTTCTTCCTGGTGCACTCTGACATGACCACGGAGCAGACTGTAAACACAGGACTTCCAGGTCTGGGCTTGTTCCCGGTCAGCGGTTATATAAGCCTCTACAACTAGATCGACTCTTTGACTTGAAACACGTCCAAGGTACAAGCTGCTCCGGCCAACGTTTGGGAGTGTccaatgtatgtgtgtactgttcCAAAAAGCAGATTTACATTTATCTGGATTATAATGCTGCTGAGGACATTCTGCATCCTGGAACAAGCCTCAGGCCCTGTATGGTTGTCAAATGGCATCATGGAGCTGACATATCCAAATATTGTAATAGCTGAAATAAGATGTTGTTGGTAGTTTCTATCCTTTTAAGCatgtgatcatttaaaaaaatgctttcCTCGTCACAGGTTTGACCTTGAATGTGATTTTCCCTCACTTTAACAGCAAGCCTTaatataaaaactgaaattagAGAAGTCTTTATCATCTCTAGCCTCaggttattatttttttcttgcttAGATTTATCTCAGATTTTCATAATTTTAGTTTGCAcgagtttgtgttttatattagtATGTTGTTGGGAGACAGATCCAAGATTTCCATTGCCAACAACTGCTTCTCTGCAATTATTGTGCatgataaaacaaatgtaaaaactgaGTGAAAAAAGACCCCTTAGATCTTAATCACCAGTTGAGTTCTGATTCAGCTTTTGTGGCCTTTATAGACACACGCATGTAGTTTCattaacacaaaacattaataaaggAGGAGATATAAATTAAGCTTTACTGGAGTGATCCCAGGTTTTATTTGTACCAATTGGGTGGCACCAAATGCATTCAATTCAAAGTAACTaagacaaagtaaaaataaacatttttttttttttaattaacgtTTTATTAGTTTGCAACAGAATGAAAAAGTTGCCAAAAGCAACTTAAAACAggtgtgctttaaaaaaatatataaaataaaaaaaacagaagccaTTTGGCGAATTGCAAACATGTTCAACCACAATTAGTTGTTCTACCGTCTGTATAGATTGGACGGAATCTGAATTGTGCAAATCAAGAAAACTTTAATGTGCCTTTTAAAAGCAGAGCTGCACAGATGTTTACAGTGAACAACATCATACAGGTGTATAGTTACAATTTGAACATGTCGTCAtgttttagaaaaacaaaactcctAATGTCATGCGTGCGTGTAATGCATTGATCCACTATATAAGCTGGTGAAACAAAGGGTACGAGCTACTGGGCTGCTAACACATAGGACACCACTTTCAGTGCCACTGCCTCGATGGAGTACAGGTGATGGTCTTCCACGTGCGGGCAGCTTCTCCTCATGAACTCAGCCAGCCGGAGAAGATACTCCAGGTTGTGGCCCGACTTCCCTCTGCACACAGCGATCTGGATGCCGATCATCTCCGGGCTGGCCGGCCCAAGGTAGAGCGTGTTGTCCGAGGTGGCGATGTACACCAGCGCCTGAACCGGAGGCTGGTTCTCCCCCTCGGGAAAGAACTCCACCATTTTGGTGACGTAGCCGCCGCAGACAGTCTCACGCACATTGAGGTACTTCATGGACTCCTCGACTTGAGAGCCTGTCACCTCGAACGCCACACCCCAAGTGCTGGCctgtgagaagaagaaaacatgagtTATGATGATGAAGTGGGGATTACACTGAATTAGAATCCTGAAACTACCATGCAGCTTCACTAGCAGAACAAATAGGAAGTAGAGCCTTTCACTTACgtcatcatctttgatcagcgTCACCACTCTTCCgggctgcagagagaggaagagaaatagGTCACGTCATGGGACAACGCCTGTGGCAAATCTGAGccaagcagcacacacacacacacacacacaccacagcagctGGCTGTGCCAAAGTAAGCAAGCTACTATTCTAAATGTGCCAAAGTAAGTTAAGCAAAAACATTAAGAATCTTACCAACTCGTCGTTCCCGCGGTGGAAGTTGTCTCCGTGCCAGAAACGTCTCTTGTAGCCTTGAATGTAGCCGACCTGGCTCCTCTTGTACTTGAAGTCAGGCTTCCACACCAGTGACCCGTACCCGAAGATCCACAGGCTGTTGGACTTCCCGGTGGTGACATCTTGAGGCTTCATATTTTCAATAGTGTTGACGATGAATCGATGGGATCAATCTTTTAAATCGATGTTGCTAGCTACGATGACTAGCTAGCTAGTGTTAGCTTCCTCCGGTCCAGGAGGAGTGGTACCGGTTGGCTCACGGGTATACCGCGGACGGTATTTGAGCCCAACTGCTTGGCAGTTGCGAAGATGGAATTTCGCAGTTGATTTTGCCTTGCACTATGCATTGCCGTTGCATTAGAGATGCCGCATTATGCCTTAAAAATCCATGGCAGCCGCTGTGGCCTTCGAACCAATGGAAACGAAACTAAAACCGTTTCGGACCAGCTGCTTCGCTGGCCGGTAACGGTACAAATTCAAAGCTTACGAATGAAGATGTCGAGTTTTGATTTAGTATTGATGGCGTTCCAAACACCTTGTCGTTTATCTTCTCGCGGCCAAGAAGCGACCGTGATTTGAAGCATTTCCCCGATAACATGGCGCAGCAGCGCTTACATATTTATACCATCCAGGGCAGGTGGGCGAGTCCATGTCTGTGTTTTCGACCAATGATATTGAAGGAAGACTTGCCTTCAAGCTCATTTTATGCAATCAGATTTCGGTGCGCCAAAAAAGGCTGGACTTCAAACCAAACCGGTTACACTATTGGCTCAAATTTAAATTGAGACGCATATTCGTCTTTCAACCTGATTGGCCGAGGAACTGTCACTCCAACTGGCTCGATTTATGATTGGTCGCCTGTGTTGTCATTCTCCAACTATATTTCCATACGGTTCAGACTTGATATGGCTGATGCAATTTCCCACAGCATTTCAGGGTAACAAAGCAACATACCAAGACATTGCATCAGTCTTGATTTACGGGAGAAAGAAGCCTTATATAGGTcgatctatgtatctatgtgccacaaataaaataaaataaaacattataaaattatattagaagttaaacacaacacatttgaaataaataattctgcCTGTAACATAACATGACATAAACACTGTAGGGATGGAAATCACTCTTGACATTTGAGTAATACGTTAATAAGCCCCCTACCTGAATGTTTAAATGAGCCACTGCTCACCACTGGTGAGGGTTCCTCTCCACCACCACATTCATCTCAGACCTCTGGAACCAGATAGAGAACTTGTTGAAGGGAGGTGGGCAggtacttttcttttcaaaattgATGGATTGTGTATCAtcacagtttagttttttgttgatACTTCTAGCAGGTAGGGCCAGTTTGACAGGGCACATGTTATTGGCTTGCTCACTCGTGGGCCAGCCTGTTATCATCTGAAATCTTACTCTTGCAGAATTATTTTGActttgtaaacacacaaatacatcacttttttttacatttttcccaACAACCATTTTACTTTGGCAGACAAATGCAGGCTCATAGAAGGGATGGGCTATTTGCAAAGGTTAAGACTGTGTTTGGACAACACATGTTCACTTCTAATAAACCAAATACTTGGAAGACTATGGAAGACCTGATCATGTACAACAATTCTCACCCCTCCTTCTGGATCTGTAATAGCAGAGGCTCATCTGTGCTCAATAGATAGATTATCTATAAATAGCTGGCATTTTCTGCCTTGATAAGAGGCCAGACAACTGTATCAGCTCTTCATAAATCTAAAGCACGGCACAATCTGATCTTTGAGCTTCCATCCCATTATGGCGCGGCCTTTCATGTCCATCCCCTCCTCGAGCCTGCTGCCTGCCACAATATCTCTGGGCTGCTCTGAGCAAGGCTTCACTAAGGCATACTGTCAGCACTGCATGTAATCTAATCTAGTGCCGCTTCGATGTTTTGACTAGTCGATTTATCAAATATTCACCAGTTTATTTCTCTTTGCTGTCAAgctaatatatttaaaagaaatcatcATTCAAGACTAAAATATTATCTCAATATGTGTGGACTTTGCTCTAAATATCCATCTCAAAACTATGCAGATATGTACTGCATGAAGAATATGTGGCATCTAAAAGTAGAtcctacagtatataaatatggCCAAGATTATGTAAAACATTCCTCCAGTAGGTTTGTCTGAAATGATTTATAGATGAATTCAACATAATTCAAATCTGTAATGTGCTGCAGTTtaattatgttgctttaaacttGAAGTTGAGTGTACCTGCGtggtgttttattttgctgtgtaCTGACCAcctacttcctgtgtgtggGTTTCTTACTGACACCTAGTGTTAATTAATGAGACGACTACAAGTGCAGTACGGGGCAAGGTTACAGAGCACAGCATCATAATGTATCAGTATGATCCGcccacacatgcatgtacaaaaACATGCATGGCCAGGATTCAAATGAGGCTTTCAATGAAGTGACAAAGATGAAAGAAAGTCAGAGCTAAGTAGCAGTTTTGCACTCTTGATTGGGATTGAGCATCACcattttttaaagtgttatGTAGAGGCACTTCCACATTCTGCATGAAGAGATTGGAAGATTTGAATGTCAAATCATCTTCCTGATTCTACATTCACGACATCAGCATCACAGATGTGCCCCTTTTCCTTCTTAAGAataaatagttgctgattaGCGTCGTTTGTCTGCGTTCCCACATGTTTGGAGGTTTCCTGAAAACCCAACGTGCAGATTGAAGAAGGCGATGCTGCGTGAGAAAAGCTGTTGGCCTGCGCCGGCATGTTCTGCATTTTTTAATCAGGGAGGAAACAGGAACTGATGTCATGAGGTCACAAACAGGATGCTGTGATTATAACACAATGAAAATGCCTGGCCATGGCTATGGAGACCCAAAGGCCAAAGAGCAAAGCTCTAGCATGTGTTTGCCACTGCGATCGAGTGTGAAGGAGTCGGCTTATAGGTGTGATGATGGTGGGAAAAAAATTCTAACGGACTATCAGGCTGGGTCAGGTGACAGACCAAAGCACGAGGGGCTCTAACTGGATGATTAATCATCGTGATAACATGTATGTTTTTCTTGAGCCGGACCGGAAGAAACCTTTTTCCaaacttctttttgttttttacgcACACAAGCCCTTAGATGAGGATGCCTAGGTCAACAAGCTAACAGGATGTGTGTGAGGGAAAAGACATCCAGATTCTCCGGCGAGTGTTGATTGCTGATGATTAGGGGG
It encodes:
- the chac1 gene encoding glutathione-specific gamma-glutamylcyclotransferase 1 translates to MKPQDVTTGKSNSLWIFGYGSLVWKPDFKYKRSQVGYIQGYKRRFWHGDNFHRGNDELPGRVVTLIKDDDASTWGVAFEVTGSQVEESMKYLNVRETVCGGYVTKMVEFFPEGENQPPVQALVYIATSDNTLYLGPASPEMIGIQIAVCRGKSGHNLEYLLRLAEFMRRSCPHVEDHHLYSIEAVALKVVSYVLAAQ